Below is a window of Fervidobacterium pennivorans DSM 9078 DNA.
CTTGAGGAAAGTTCTGCATATCTAAGCAGTACTGAAAAACTTTTTCTGGAGAATTTAAAGGTCCTTCTGAATTCTTTACCTCTTCTTTTGCTAAGCGTTTTGCTATCTCTAAAGCGGCAATGAGTGTAACTATCTTCACCATTCCCAAACCTTTTACTTTTCTCAAATCTTGCACCGTGGCCCGCGATAGTTTATATAAGCTTTTCCCGTTTTGTTCGAATATTTCTTTTGCAACAGTCATCACATCCTTGTTTTTTGTTCCTGTGCGCAAAAGTATTGCAAGCAGTTCTTCTGTACTGAGGGCTTGTGGACCCTCCTTAAGTAATTTTTCCCTGGGACCATTT
It encodes the following:
- the radC gene encoding RadC family protein, which produces MPLENGPREKLLKEGPQALSTEELLAILLRTGTKNKDVMTVAKEIFEQNGKSLYKLSRATVQDLRKVKGLGMVKIVTLIAALEIAKRLAKEEVKNSEGPLNSPEKVFQYCLDMQNFPQEVVRVIFLDSKLRIIGSSDISRGTLTTSIAHPRDVFREALARNAHGVIIVHNHPSGDPTPSADDIEITKRLVEAGKVLGITVHDHVIIGSTYYSIVQRLK